A genomic window from Flavobacterium sp. I3-2 includes:
- the rlmH gene encoding 23S rRNA (pseudouridine(1915)-N(3))-methyltransferase RlmH, whose product MNIKLLAIGKTDNKALQTLIDDYTKRLSFYVKFDLEVIADIKNVKNLSEKQQKEKEGELILSKIGSSDHMILLDENGKTFSSVGFSEELQKKMNAGIKTLVFVIGGPYGFSDEVYKKANGKISLSAMTFSHQMVRLFVIEQIYRSFTILKNEPYHHQ is encoded by the coding sequence ATGAACATAAAATTACTTGCCATCGGAAAAACAGACAATAAAGCTTTACAAACTTTAATTGACGATTATACAAAGCGATTGTCGTTTTATGTTAAGTTTGATTTGGAGGTAATTGCCGATATTAAAAACGTAAAAAACTTATCTGAAAAGCAACAAAAAGAAAAAGAAGGCGAACTGATTTTATCTAAAATTGGAAGTTCCGACCATATGATTTTGTTAGATGAAAATGGTAAAACTTTTTCGAGCGTAGGTTTTTCTGAAGAATTACAAAAGAAAATGAATGCTGGCATTAAAACATTGGTTTTCGTTATTGGCGGTCCTTACGGATTTTCTGATGAAGTTTATAAAAAAGCAAACGGAAAGATTTCTCTTTCCGCTATGACTTTCTCTCACCAAATGGTGCGCTTATTTGTAATTGAACAAATTTATAGAAGTTTTACGATTCTTAAAAACGAACCATATCATCATCAGTAA
- a CDS encoding tRNA-binding protein, protein MKEIISWNDFEKIDIRVGTIIEVKIFEKAKNPAYQLWIDFGELGILKSSAQITKCYSQTEILFKQVMAVVNFPEKQIANFMSQCLVLGVVGNDKDVVLIEPERKVTNGFKIG, encoded by the coding sequence ATGAAAGAAATAATATCTTGGAACGATTTCGAGAAAATCGATATTCGTGTTGGCACAATTATCGAAGTGAAAATTTTTGAAAAAGCTAAAAATCCGGCTTATCAACTTTGGATTGATTTTGGCGAACTTGGTATTTTAAAATCATCTGCACAAATTACGAAATGCTATTCGCAAACCGAAATCCTTTTTAAACAAGTGATGGCTGTTGTTAATTTTCCTGAAAAACAAATTGCTAATTTTATGAGTCAATGTTTGGTATTAGGTGTTGTTGGAAATGATAAAGATGTTGTTTTAATCGAACCTGAACGCAAAGTGACGAACGGATTTAAAATTGGATAA
- a CDS encoding DJ-1/PfpI family protein: MAKKILMLAGDFVEDYEIMVPYQALLSVGCEVDVVCPGKKKGEIIATAIHDFVGFQTYAELRGHNFQLNQTFENINLEDYAGLYICGGRAPEYIRLNEGVLLATKYFFDKNLPVAAICHGIQVLTAAEVLKGRTLTAYPAVGPDIKLAGGVYKEIAADAAITDGNLTTSPAWPGHPAILKEFYKLLNIKIG, translated from the coding sequence ATGGCAAAAAAAATATTAATGTTAGCAGGTGATTTTGTTGAAGATTACGAAATCATGGTTCCATATCAAGCCTTATTATCAGTAGGATGTGAAGTTGATGTAGTTTGTCCAGGAAAGAAGAAAGGAGAAATCATTGCTACAGCTATTCATGATTTTGTCGGTTTTCAAACTTATGCCGAACTTAGAGGACATAATTTTCAGTTAAATCAAACATTCGAAAATATCAATCTTGAAGATTATGCGGGTTTATATATTTGTGGCGGTCGAGCACCAGAATACATTCGTTTGAACGAAGGGGTACTTTTGGCTACAAAATATTTTTTCGATAAAAATTTACCTGTTGCAGCAATTTGTCACGGAATTCAAGTTTTAACTGCTGCCGAAGTTTTAAAAGGAAGAACTTTAACCGCATATCCGGCTGTTGGTCCTGATATTAAATTAGCAGGTGGTGTTTATAAAGAAATCGCTGCCGACGCTGCTATTACCGACGGAAATTTAACGACTTCACCAGCTTGGCCAGGTCATCCAGCAATTTTAAAAGAGTTTTACAAACTTTTAAATATAAAGATAGGTTAG
- a CDS encoding IS110 family transposase, with protein MCKIIGIDISKQTFDVSFKRKERWDYFVFPNEEKGFKQLLNLIEQVDWVVMEASGSYYFPLATFLSSRNIKVCVENPLVIKRFSQTMLYRAKTDKKDARTIAEYGEKYDLKQWEQESENCTKLRHLYTRVELLNKQIQQNKRQLEAFESSGSLDKFLEKTIKKDLSNLEKTKHKIEVEMERLAKQQYGQTIENIESIPGIGRKTAMMLSLITDNFKKFENYKQLIAYVGFSPRIYQSGTSVKGKGHICKMGKAQIRKLLYMCSWSAKHCNKTCKEMYDRLKSLGKPERVIKIAIANKLLKQAFAIAKANGKYQENYC; from the coding sequence ATGTGTAAAATTATTGGAATTGACATTAGCAAACAAACTTTTGATGTAAGTTTTAAGCGAAAAGAACGATGGGATTATTTTGTTTTTCCTAATGAAGAAAAAGGATTTAAACAGTTGTTAAATTTGATAGAACAAGTAGATTGGGTTGTTATGGAGGCTTCGGGCAGTTATTATTTCCCATTAGCTACTTTTTTAAGCAGTCGGAATATTAAAGTTTGTGTAGAAAATCCTTTGGTGATCAAGCGTTTTAGTCAGACAATGCTTTATCGTGCTAAAACGGACAAAAAAGACGCAAGAACAATAGCCGAATATGGTGAAAAGTATGACTTGAAACAGTGGGAACAAGAAAGTGAAAATTGTACGAAGCTTCGACATTTATACACACGAGTTGAACTGTTAAATAAACAAATCCAACAAAACAAACGCCAATTAGAAGCCTTTGAAAGCAGTGGTTCGTTAGACAAATTTTTAGAAAAGACTATAAAAAAAGATCTTTCCAATCTTGAAAAAACCAAACATAAAATCGAAGTAGAAATGGAACGATTAGCAAAACAGCAATACGGTCAGACTATCGAGAATATTGAGAGTATTCCAGGCATAGGTAGAAAAACCGCAATGATGCTATCTTTGATAACCGATAACTTCAAGAAGTTTGAGAATTATAAACAGCTCATCGCTTATGTAGGGTTTAGTCCCAGAATATATCAAAGTGGAACCAGTGTAAAGGGAAAAGGACATATTTGTAAAATGGGTAAAGCACAAATCAGAAAGTTGCTTTATATGTGCAGTTGGTCAGCTAAACATTGTAACAAAACTTGTAAAGAAATGTACGACAGATTGAAAAGCCTTGGAAAACCAGAAAGAGTAATTAAAATAGCTATTGCAAACAAACTATTAAAACAAGCGTTTGCAATAGCTAAAGCGAATGGTAAATATCAAGAAAATTATTGTTAA
- a CDS encoding GlmU family protein — protein MNYILYDGAVRNNLLPFTFTRPVADIRIGILTIREKWEKFLGTTTTTITEEYLSEKYPMIELEENVMINASFLPNPELVELIENLQENQAIVYEDEMVAFFTTNSQDEIDFESYELIDFEGDVLTVEHTWDIFQKNDAAIRADFDLLTADRESEPIPATVNVLGTEHIFIEEGAVLNFCTLNATTGPIYIGRNAEIMEGSVIRGPFALCEEAQVKLATKIYGATTVGPHCRVGGEVNNSVMFAYSNKGHDGFLGNAVLGEWCNIGADSNNSNLKNNYESVKLWNYETERFENTGLQFCGLMMGDHAKCGINTMFNTGTVVGVAANVFGAGFPRNYIPNFTWGGAQGTQAYLPKKAFETAKIVMARRHVDFDEMEQAILQHVFDETKEWQK, from the coding sequence ATGAATTATATTTTATACGACGGAGCGGTTAGGAATAATCTTTTACCTTTTACTTTTACTCGTCCAGTTGCTGATATTCGAATTGGAATTTTGACGATTCGTGAAAAATGGGAGAAATTTCTAGGCACAACTACAACTACAATTACAGAAGAATATCTTTCAGAAAAATATCCAATGATTGAATTGGAAGAAAATGTGATGATTAATGCATCTTTTTTACCAAATCCTGAATTGGTTGAATTGATTGAAAATCTTCAAGAAAATCAAGCGATTGTTTATGAAGATGAAATGGTTGCTTTTTTTACGACTAATTCTCAAGATGAGATCGATTTTGAATCGTACGAATTAATTGATTTTGAAGGAGATGTTTTAACAGTTGAACATACTTGGGATATTTTCCAGAAAAACGATGCTGCTATTCGTGCAGATTTTGATCTGTTAACAGCAGATCGTGAATCTGAACCAATTCCTGCGACTGTAAATGTTTTAGGAACTGAACATATTTTTATAGAAGAAGGAGCTGTATTAAATTTCTGTACGTTAAATGCAACTACAGGTCCAATTTATATTGGTAGAAATGCAGAAATTATGGAAGGTTCTGTAATTCGTGGTCCTTTTGCGCTTTGCGAAGAAGCTCAGGTTAAATTAGCGACTAAAATTTATGGAGCTACAACTGTTGGACCGCATTGTAGAGTAGGTGGTGAAGTGAATAATTCTGTTATGTTTGCGTATTCAAACAAAGGGCATGACGGATTTTTAGGAAACGCAGTTTTAGGAGAATGGTGTAATATTGGCGCAGATTCAAATAATTCAAACCTTAAAAATAACTACGAAAGTGTTAAACTTTGGAATTACGAAACAGAACGTTTTGAAAATACAGGCTTGCAATTTTGTGGATTGATGATGGGAGATCATGCTAAATGTGGAATCAATACCATGTTTAATACGGGGACGGTTGTTGGAGTTGCAGCAAATGTTTTTGGGGCAGGTTTTCCAAGAAATTATATTCCTAATTTTACTTGGGGAGGAGCTCAAGGCACGCAAGCATATTTGCCTAAAAAAGCTTTTGAAACTGCTAAAATCGTTATGGCACGTCGTCATGTAGATTTTGATGAAATGGAGCAAGCGATACTTCAACATGTGTTCGATGAAACCAAAGAATGGCAAAAATAA
- a CDS encoding type B 50S ribosomal protein L31 — translation MKKGIHPENYRLVAFKDMSNEDVFITKSTVETKETIEVDGVEYPVFKMEISRTSHPFYTGKSKLIDTAGRIDKFKTKYAKFSK, via the coding sequence ATGAAAAAAGGTATTCACCCAGAAAATTACAGATTAGTAGCGTTTAAAGATATGTCTAACGAAGACGTATTCATCACAAAATCAACAGTTGAAACTAAAGAAACTATTGAAGTTGATGGAGTAGAGTACCCAGTATTCAAAATGGAGATTTCTAGAACTTCTCACCCATTCTATACAGGTAAATCTAAACTTATCGATACTGCAGGACGTATTGATAAATTCAAAACTAAATACGCTAAATTCAGTAAATAA
- a CDS encoding DUF4199 domain-containing protein, whose product MNQTIKNIGIKFGLFLALILSLINVGIYFYDYNIMASTANGFILLFVIILFGLISTALSKYKIGGFITFKEAFTPYILTISIGIIISTIVQFLIYSVIDPETGELLKETLRNMYVEQIMKSNGTQEEIAASIAEVQKTNPLAFGGLISSSVIRIAMLSVAGILIALIFRNRSEFSNTPQTK is encoded by the coding sequence ATGAATCAAACAATTAAAAATATTGGAATCAAATTCGGATTATTTCTAGCTTTAATCCTAAGTTTAATCAACGTTGGAATTTATTTTTACGATTACAACATTATGGCATCAACAGCAAACGGATTCATTTTATTGTTTGTTATTATCCTTTTCGGATTGATTTCTACTGCTTTGTCTAAATACAAAATTGGTGGTTTCATTACATTTAAAGAAGCTTTTACTCCCTATATTTTAACGATTTCTATCGGAATTATTATTTCTACAATTGTACAATTTTTAATTTACAGTGTAATTGATCCTGAAACAGGGGAATTATTAAAAGAAACTTTAAGAAATATGTATGTTGAGCAAATCATGAAATCTAACGGAACTCAAGAAGAAATTGCCGCTTCAATTGCAGAAGTTCAAAAAACAAATCCATTAGCTTTTGGTGGACTAATTTCATCTTCGGTAATTCGAATTGCAATGCTTTCTGTTGCAGGAATTTTAATTGCTTTAATTTTTAGAAACCGTTCTGAATTTTCAAACACGCCTCAAACGAAATAA
- a CDS encoding glycosyltransferase family 2 protein, whose amino-acid sequence MNLSIIIPLLNEEESLPELHDWIARVMQTNNFSYEILFIDDGSTDNSWNVISEISKKDENVKGIRFQKNYGKSQALNIGFKKAQGDVIITMDADLQDSPDEIPELYRMIVNDNYDLVSGWKKKRFDSVLSKNLPSKLFNWAACKTSDLKLHDFNCGLKAYKNEVVKNINVYGEMHRYIPVLAKNEGFNKITEKVVKHQARKYGTSKFGMSRFINGFLDLITIWFLSKFGKRPMHLFGALGVLMFFIGFCATLFIGIYKIYKLTVGEPAILITSNPWFYIALTTMILGTQLFLAGFLGEIILKTNKKEKRYKVSETLKIEK is encoded by the coding sequence ATGAATTTATCCATCATAATTCCATTATTAAATGAAGAAGAATCGTTACCCGAATTACACGATTGGATTGCTCGCGTAATGCAAACAAACAATTTCAGTTACGAAATTCTATTTATTGATGATGGTAGTACTGATAATTCTTGGAATGTTATTTCTGAAATTTCAAAAAAAGATGAGAATGTAAAAGGCATTCGTTTTCAGAAAAATTATGGAAAATCTCAAGCTTTAAATATCGGATTTAAAAAAGCTCAAGGAGATGTAATCATTACCATGGATGCCGATTTACAAGACAGTCCAGATGAAATTCCAGAATTATACCGCATGATTGTAAATGATAATTACGATTTAGTTTCGGGATGGAAAAAGAAACGTTTTGATTCGGTTTTATCAAAAAACTTACCTTCAAAACTATTTAACTGGGCAGCTTGTAAAACTTCTGATTTAAAACTTCACGATTTCAATTGCGGATTAAAAGCTTACAAAAACGAAGTCGTGAAAAACATCAACGTTTATGGCGAAATGCACCGTTATATTCCGGTACTTGCTAAAAACGAAGGTTTTAATAAAATCACCGAAAAAGTTGTAAAACACCAAGCTAGAAAATACGGAACGTCAAAATTTGGAATGAGTCGTTTTATCAATGGATTTTTAGATTTAATCACCATTTGGTTTTTATCTAAATTCGGAAAACGTCCAATGCACTTATTCGGAGCTTTAGGCGTTTTAATGTTCTTTATTGGATTTTGCGCCACGTTGTTTATCGGAATTTACAAAATATACAAATTAACCGTTGGAGAACCGGCAATTTTAATCACAAGTAATCCTTGGTTTTATATTGCATTAACAACGATGATTTTAGGAACACAGCTTTTCTTAGCTGGTTTTTTAGGAGAAATAATCTTAAAAACAAATAAGAAAGAAAAAAGATACAAAGTTTCAGAAACACTTAAAATTGAAAAATAA
- a CDS encoding phospho-sugar mutase yields MEIKSNILEKVTQWLSPVFDSETTEKVKDLMTSSPAELEDAFYKNLEFGTGGMRGIMGVGTNRINKYTLGKNTQGLSQYLKQSFQNQEIKVAIAYDCRHNSDTLAKVVADVFSANGIKVFLFSELRPTPELSFAVKYLNCQAGIVLTASHNPPEYNGYKVYWEDGGQLVPPQDQEIIDLIESLKYEDIKFEANESLIEYINTEVDEAFAISAIENASFNIPAEAKENLKIVFTSLHGTSIKAIPNVLAKAGYTDVNIVTEQAEPNGDFPTVKSPNPEEPEALTMALKLADETNADIVIGTDPDSDRLGVAVRDNDGKMVLLNGNQTMVIMTAFLLEQWKRNDKITGKEFIGSTIVSTPMMFNLADAYGVECKVGLTGFKWIAKMIKDFPELKFIGGGEESFGFMVGDAVRDKDAVASTLLVCEIAAIAKASGSSLYKELENLYVDFGYFKEHLISITKKGIEGANEIKQIMTNLRENPVSELNGERVVFIEDYQSSKALNMDTKELEDLKLPKSNVLIYYLADGSKICARPSGTEPKIKFYMSANMPIENVEEIKDADAYLSDKIENIIKDLNL; encoded by the coding sequence ATGGAAATCAAATCAAACATATTAGAAAAAGTAACACAATGGCTTTCGCCTGTTTTCGATTCTGAAACCACAGAGAAAGTAAAAGATTTAATGACTTCATCTCCTGCTGAATTAGAAGATGCGTTTTATAAAAATTTAGAATTTGGAACGGGCGGAATGCGTGGAATCATGGGCGTTGGTACCAACCGAATCAACAAATATACATTAGGAAAAAATACACAAGGATTATCGCAATACTTAAAGCAAAGTTTTCAAAACCAAGAAATCAAAGTTGCTATTGCTTACGATTGTCGTCATAACAGTGATACGTTAGCTAAAGTGGTTGCCGATGTTTTTTCGGCAAACGGAATTAAAGTATTCTTGTTCTCGGAATTACGTCCTACACCCGAATTGTCTTTTGCAGTAAAATATTTAAACTGTCAAGCAGGAATTGTTTTAACAGCTTCACACAATCCACCAGAATATAACGGCTACAAGGTTTATTGGGAAGATGGCGGACAATTGGTTCCACCACAAGACCAAGAAATTATCGATTTAATCGAAAGCTTAAAATATGAAGATATTAAATTCGAAGCAAACGAATCGTTAATTGAATACATCAATACAGAAGTTGATGAAGCTTTTGCCATTTCTGCAATCGAAAATGCAAGTTTCAATATTCCAGCAGAAGCGAAAGAAAATCTAAAAATTGTTTTCACTTCGTTACACGGAACTTCAATTAAAGCTATTCCGAATGTTTTAGCTAAAGCAGGTTATACCGATGTAAATATCGTTACTGAACAAGCAGAACCAAATGGAGATTTCCCAACGGTAAAATCACCAAACCCAGAAGAGCCAGAAGCTTTAACCATGGCTTTGAAATTAGCTGATGAAACAAATGCAGATATCGTAATCGGAACAGACCCAGATTCGGACCGTTTAGGAGTTGCTGTACGTGACAACGATGGCAAAATGGTTTTATTAAACGGAAACCAAACCATGGTAATCATGACCGCTTTCTTATTAGAACAATGGAAACGCAACGATAAAATCACAGGTAAAGAATTCATCGGCTCAACGATTGTTTCTACTCCAATGATGTTCAATTTAGCAGATGCTTACGGTGTTGAATGTAAAGTCGGTTTAACCGGATTTAAATGGATTGCCAAAATGATTAAAGATTTCCCTGAATTAAAATTCATCGGAGGTGGTGAAGAAAGCTTCGGATTCATGGTTGGCGATGCTGTTCGTGATAAAGACGCCGTTGCTTCTACCCTATTGGTTTGCGAAATTGCTGCAATTGCAAAAGCATCAGGAAGTAGTTTATATAAAGAGTTAGAAAACTTATATGTTGATTTTGGTTACTTTAAAGAGCATTTGATTTCAATCACTAAAAAAGGAATTGAAGGCGCAAACGAAATCAAACAAATCATGACGAATTTACGTGAGAATCCGGTTTCTGAATTGAACGGTGAACGCGTAGTTTTCATTGAAGATTATCAAAGTTCAAAAGCTTTAAATATGGATACGAAAGAATTAGAAGATTTAAAACTTCCAAAATCAAACGTATTGATTTATTACTTAGCTGATGGTAGTAAAATTTGTGCTCGCCCAAGTGGAACTGAGCCTAAAATAAAATTCTATATGAGCGCAAATATGCCAATAGAAAATGTTGAAGAAATCAAAGATGCAGATGCTTATTTATCTGACAAAATTGAAAACATAATCAAAGATTTGAATTTATAA
- a CDS encoding ABC transporter ATP-binding protein, producing the protein MDDNLKKIIPYTKKYKRNVVLNIFFNVLYALFSTIGMVFIFPVMQVLFADGEKVTKYPKYTGFIDAIGNWQEYLFYYVNEYSNKYGVYYGLMITVSLVLITFLLKNLSNYFALQNITKLKNGVLRDLREKMYNKIVSLPVSYYSEKRKGDVMSRMLSDINEVQSSFFLILELIIKEPLTILFSLGFMFYTSWKLTLFVFIFMPISALIITKIGKTLKAKSTKAQQEGGYMISITEETLSGLKVVKAYNAEAYFSNLFKDSVNRLFKLTNAIAKKNNLAQPMSEFLGIVIIGVLLIYGGNLVLVEKSIKGSEFLMYIGLAYNILTPAKAISKASYQMKNGLAAAERVFEILEVKNPIINKENAKEISSFDKGIEIKNVTFAYNDDAVLKNFSLDIPKGKTIALVGQSGSGKSTIANLLTRFYDVNNGEILLDDENIKNVTMHSLRNQMGLVTQDSIMFNGSIADNVKLGKLNATDEEVITALKIANAYEFVANLPEGINTNIGDSGNKLSGGQKQRISIARAILKNPPIMILDEATSALDTESERLVQDALEKMMQNRTSVVIAHRLSTIQKADKIVVMHHGEIAEQGTHEELLNLGGTYAKLVSLQSLDS; encoded by the coding sequence ATGGACGACAATTTAAAAAAAATAATTCCTTACACTAAAAAGTACAAAAGAAACGTAGTCTTAAACATTTTTTTTAATGTTTTATATGCGCTTTTCAGTACCATTGGAATGGTCTTTATTTTTCCTGTTATGCAAGTATTATTTGCAGATGGAGAGAAAGTAACAAAATACCCAAAATATACAGGATTTATAGATGCTATTGGAAATTGGCAAGAATATTTATTTTATTACGTAAACGAATATTCCAATAAATATGGTGTTTATTATGGATTGATGATTACAGTAAGCCTAGTTTTAATTACTTTCTTACTAAAAAATTTATCTAATTATTTTGCTTTACAAAATATCACCAAATTAAAAAATGGTGTGTTACGTGATTTACGCGAAAAAATGTACAACAAAATTGTATCATTACCTGTTTCTTATTATTCCGAAAAAAGAAAAGGTGATGTAATGTCTCGCATGCTTAGTGATATTAACGAAGTTCAATCGTCTTTTTTTCTTATATTAGAACTAATAATTAAGGAACCACTTACCATACTTTTCTCGCTAGGATTTATGTTTTACACTAGTTGGAAATTAACCCTATTTGTATTTATTTTTATGCCAATCTCAGCCTTAATTATTACTAAGATTGGAAAAACTTTAAAAGCTAAATCAACCAAGGCACAACAAGAAGGTGGTTACATGATTTCAATTACCGAAGAAACTTTAAGTGGATTAAAAGTAGTTAAAGCTTACAATGCCGAAGCTTATTTTTCGAATTTATTCAAAGATTCGGTGAATCGTTTATTTAAGTTAACCAATGCAATTGCTAAGAAAAATAACTTAGCACAACCTATGAGTGAATTTCTAGGAATTGTGATTATTGGAGTTCTATTAATATATGGTGGAAATTTAGTTTTAGTAGAAAAATCAATCAAAGGTTCAGAATTCCTAATGTATATTGGTTTAGCTTATAACATTTTAACTCCGGCAAAAGCAATTTCAAAAGCTTCATATCAAATGAAAAATGGATTAGCTGCAGCAGAACGCGTTTTTGAAATTTTAGAAGTTAAAAATCCAATTATTAATAAAGAAAATGCAAAAGAAATTTCATCATTCGATAAAGGAATTGAAATTAAAAACGTAACTTTTGCTTATAATGATGATGCCGTTTTAAAGAATTTTTCTCTAGACATCCCGAAAGGAAAAACGATTGCTTTAGTTGGACAATCTGGTTCGGGGAAAAGTACAATTGCCAATTTACTAACGCGTTTTTATGATGTAAATAATGGTGAGATTTTACTTGATGATGAAAACATAAAAAATGTTACCATGCATTCATTACGAAATCAGATGGGATTGGTAACGCAAGATTCAATTATGTTTAACGGATCCATTGCAGATAACGTTAAACTTGGAAAGTTAAACGCAACAGACGAAGAAGTTATCACAGCCTTGAAAATTGCTAATGCTTACGAATTCGTAGCTAATCTTCCAGAAGGCATAAATACCAACATTGGAGATTCTGGAAATAAACTTTCGGGCGGTCAAAAACAACGTATTTCAATTGCACGTGCGATTCTAAAAAATCCACCGATTATGATTTTAGATGAAGCAACTTCAGCTTTAGATACAGAAAGCGAACGCTTGGTTCAGGATGCTTTAGAAAAAATGATGCAAAACAGAACTTCGGTTGTCATTGCACACCGTTTATCAACCATCCAAAAAGCAGATAAAATTGTAGTTATGCATCACGGGGAAATTGCAGAACAAGGAACTCACGAAGAATTATTAAACCTTGGCGGAACGTATGCCAAACTGGTTTCTTTACAATCTTTAGATAGTTAG
- a CDS encoding thioredoxin family protein — MKLSFIFLIIGIQFLSTTNVFAQNTKTKKSEKLIKPYHPEDDAAAQINALLIRAKKENKNVILQAGGNWCVWCLRFDDFRKKNKSVRENLAKNYLYYHLNYSNENKNQAVFDKYVPEGTKLGYPFFIILSKNGEVLKLQESGSFENGITYDAQKVIDFLDKYKN, encoded by the coding sequence ATGAAATTATCGTTTATATTTTTAATTATTGGAATTCAATTTTTAAGTACGACAAATGTGTTTGCTCAAAATACGAAAACCAAGAAAAGTGAAAAATTGATTAAACCTTATCATCCAGAAGATGATGCAGCAGCTCAAATTAATGCTTTATTAATTCGCGCTAAAAAAGAAAATAAAAATGTCATTCTTCAAGCGGGCGGAAATTGGTGTGTTTGGTGTTTGCGTTTTGATGATTTCAGAAAAAAGAATAAATCTGTACGCGAGAATTTAGCTAAAAACTACTTGTATTATCATTTGAATTATTCGAACGAAAATAAAAATCAAGCTGTTTTTGATAAATATGTTCCTGAAGGTACCAAATTGGGATATCCATTTTTTATTATTTTAAGTAAAAATGGAGAAGTTTTAAAACTTCAAGAAAGCGGATCATTTGAAAACGGAATTACTTACGATGCTCAAAAAGTGATCGATTTTTTGGACAAATACAAAAATTAA
- a CDS encoding IS1096 element passenger TnpR family protein, translating into MIYKFRAILDAEEDIFRDIAISDDNTLEDLHNALVNAFGFDGSEGGSFFTCDEDWIQDEEIPLFDMGDVPGEQKTMADIVLSEILYESQTKILYVYDPFNMWTFFVELAAIEKNDESEETELPALLFAHGVLPAEAPVKDFNAPLSNDDMFGDFDDDYDDEDFDMFEGGEDFSDFGYDDNSY; encoded by the coding sequence ATGATTTATAAATTCAGAGCGATTTTAGACGCAGAAGAAGATATTTTTAGAGACATCGCCATTTCTGACGATAATACATTAGAAGATTTGCACAATGCTTTAGTAAATGCTTTTGGATTTGATGGTTCAGAAGGTGGTTCGTTTTTTACATGTGATGAAGATTGGATTCAGGATGAAGAAATTCCTTTATTTGATATGGGCGATGTTCCTGGTGAGCAAAAAACGATGGCAGATATTGTATTGTCTGAAATTTTATACGAAAGTCAAACAAAGATTTTATACGTTTACGATCCGTTTAATATGTGGACTTTCTTTGTTGAATTAGCAGCTATTGAAAAAAATGACGAATCCGAAGAAACTGAACTTCCTGCTTTGTTGTTCGCTCATGGTGTTTTACCAGCAGAAGCTCCAGTAAAAGATTTCAATGCTCCCCTTTCCAACGATGATATGTTTGGAGATTTTGACGACGATTACGACGATGAAGATTTTGATATGTTTGAAGGTGGCGAAGATTTTTCTGACTTCGGTTATGACGACAATTCATATTAA